In Paraburkholderia sprentiae WSM5005, a genomic segment contains:
- a CDS encoding aldo/keto reductase, translating into MRYNQLGRTGVFVSELCLGTMTFGGGEGIWRQIGDLQQNDAERLVGRALDAGINFIDTADVYAGGLSEQITGQALKNLKVPRDKVVIATKVFGQTGEFANARGASRYHILDGIKASLKRLQLDHVDLYQIHGFDPATPIEETVRALDTLVQHGHVRYVGVSNWAAWQIVKALGIAERLGTARFESLQAYYTLAGRDLERELVPMLQSEGLGLMVWSPLAGGLLSGKYGREQQAEAGSRRTSFDFPPVDRERAYDCIDVMRGIAAAKNVSVAQIALAWLLHQRVVSTVIVGAKKIEQLDDNIAATNVALSADELAKLAEVSTLPAEYPGWMLERQGEQRRQQLAEVRHVVPR; encoded by the coding sequence ATGCGATATAACCAGTTGGGCCGTACCGGTGTGTTTGTTTCGGAGTTGTGTTTGGGCACGATGACCTTCGGCGGCGGCGAAGGCATCTGGCGGCAGATCGGCGATCTGCAGCAGAACGACGCGGAGCGGCTGGTCGGCCGGGCGCTCGACGCGGGTATCAATTTCATCGACACGGCCGACGTCTACGCGGGGGGCCTGTCCGAGCAGATCACCGGCCAGGCGCTGAAGAATCTGAAAGTGCCGCGCGACAAGGTCGTGATCGCGACCAAGGTGTTCGGCCAGACCGGCGAGTTCGCGAACGCTCGCGGCGCGTCGCGCTATCACATCCTCGACGGCATCAAGGCGAGCCTGAAGCGTCTGCAGCTCGATCATGTCGACCTGTATCAGATCCACGGTTTCGATCCGGCCACGCCGATCGAGGAAACCGTGCGCGCACTCGATACGCTCGTACAGCACGGCCACGTGCGCTATGTCGGCGTGTCGAACTGGGCCGCCTGGCAGATCGTCAAGGCGCTCGGGATCGCCGAGCGGCTCGGCACCGCGCGCTTCGAATCGCTGCAAGCGTATTACACGCTGGCGGGCCGCGATCTCGAACGCGAGCTCGTGCCGATGCTGCAAAGCGAAGGTCTCGGCCTGATGGTGTGGAGTCCGCTCGCGGGTGGTTTGTTGAGCGGCAAATACGGCCGCGAGCAGCAGGCCGAGGCGGGCAGCCGTCGCACCAGCTTCGATTTTCCGCCGGTCGATCGCGAGCGGGCGTATGACTGCATCGACGTGATGCGCGGGATCGCCGCGGCGAAGAACGTCTCGGTCGCGCAGATCGCGCTCGCGTGGTTGCTGCATCAGCGCGTCGTTAGCACGGTGATCGTCGGCGCGAAGAAAATCGAGCAGCTCGACGACAACATCGCGGCGACCAACGTCGCGCTGTCCGCCGACGAACTCGCGAAGCTCGCGGAGGTCAGCACGCTGCCAGCGGAGTATCCGGGCTGGATGCTGGAGCGGCAGGGCGAGCAGCGCCGCCAGCAGCTGGCGGAGGTTCGGCACGTCGTGCCGCGGTAA
- a CDS encoding carboxymuconolactone decarboxylase family protein, giving the protein MLNWIDYRKELFGRIGEMSKLAPDSVKAYQAMSNAGQKTDLLGAKTRELIALAVAVSLRCDGCITVHTAEALKHGATREEIAEALGVAMAINAGATLVYSARTLDAVAAHTQG; this is encoded by the coding sequence ATGTTGAACTGGATCGATTACCGCAAGGAACTGTTCGGCCGAATCGGCGAAATGTCGAAGCTCGCGCCGGACAGTGTGAAAGCCTATCAGGCGATGTCGAACGCCGGTCAGAAGACCGACCTGCTAGGCGCAAAAACACGCGAGCTGATCGCGCTCGCGGTCGCGGTCAGCCTGCGCTGTGACGGCTGTATCACGGTCCATACGGCCGAGGCGCTGAAGCACGGCGCGACGCGTGAAGAAATCGCCGAAGCGCTCGGCGTCGCGATGGCGATCAACGCCGGCGCGACGCTGGTGTATTCGGCGCGCACGCTGGACGCAGTGGCCGCGCATACGCAGGGATAA